A single genomic interval of Helianthus annuus cultivar XRQ/B chromosome 13, HanXRQr2.0-SUNRISE, whole genome shotgun sequence harbors:
- the LOC110897827 gene encoding cyclase-associated protein 1-like, which translates to MIYWYTCTNLEDNTTSVQLYLSKDSLEASITTSKASEVNVMVPPKDPNADMAEHPMPHQYIHPLTRMATLLQPLYPTLERNWVRTPSFNHLLKCDYNNVFCRFGYGE; encoded by the exons ATGATATACTGGTATACTTGCACCAATCTTGAAG ACAACACAACAAGTGTCCAGCTGTACTTGAGCAAAGATTCTCTAGAAGCTTCCATCACAACTTCCAAGGCAAGTGAAGTTAATGTGATGGTACCTCCCAAAGATCCCAATGCTGATATG GCGGAACATCCTATGCCACATCAGTACATTCACCCACTTACCAGGATGGCCACTTTGTTACAACCCCTGTATCCCACTCTGGAGCGTAATTGGGTACGCACACCAAGTTTCAACCATCTCTTAAAATGTGATTACAATAAT GTTTTCTGTAGATTTGGATATGGAGAGTAA